The DNA region TCGGCGGGCTTCTCGGCGGCGTAGGTCGCCATGTCGTCGAAGGAGACCCCGACGGGCAGGTAGCTCAGCGGGTCGTGGGCGCTGGTCTGGTCGGTGACGATGTCGATCGGCGCGTCCATCGCGAGCAGCTGCGGGAACAGCTCGGCGGCGTTGCCCAGCAGGCCGATGGAGAGCGGCTGCCTCTTGTCGCGGGCGGCGGTGGCCAGCTCCAGCGCGTGCGAGAGGTTCTTGGCCTCGACGTCGAGGTAGCGGTGCTCGATCCGGCGGGAGATCCGGGACGGGTCGCAGTCGATACAGATCGCCACGCCGCCGTTCATGGTGACGGCCAGCGGCTGGGCGCCGCCCATGCCGCCGAGGCCGGCGGTGAGGGTGATCGTCCCCGCCAGGGTGCCCTCGAAGCGCTTGTTGGCGACGGCGGCGAAGGTCTCGTAGGTGCCCTGGAGGATGCCCTGGGTGCCGATGTAGATCCACGAGCCGGCGGTCATCTGCCCGTACATGGTGAGCCCGAGGGACTCCAGCCGGCGGAACTCCTCCCAGTTGGCCCAGTCGCCGACCAGGTTGGAGTTGGCGATCAGCACGCGCGGCGCCCACTCGTGGGTCTGCATGACGCCGACCGGGCGGCCGGACTGGACCAGCATGGTCTCGTCCTGCTTCAGCCCCTCCAGCGTCCGCACCATGGCGTCGAAGGAGCGCCAGTCGCGCGCGGCCTTGCCGGTGCCGCCGTAGACGACCAGCTTCGAGGGGTGCTCGGCCACCTCGGGGTCGAGGTTGTTCATGAGCATCCGCAGGGCCGCCTCCTGCTGCCACCCCTGCGTCGTCAGCTTGGTCCCCCGCGCCGCCCGAACCTCACGGGGCCCGCTCGCCTGCTGCACCATGTCCCAGCCTCCCTACGGATGAATTCATTCAGTCTCGACTCAACTGAATATATCCAAACATTCAGTCGCCGACCAGACCTGCGCACATCCGATCAGCGCCCGCGCGGTCGACCGCCGAGCGCTACCCTGAACCCGGCGAGCACCAGCCACTCGGCCCAGCGCCAGGGAGCGGAGGACACGATGACGGCCATCACCGTGCGGCCCGGCAGACTCCGGGATGCGGCGGAGGAGATCGAGCGGAGCACCGGCCTCCGCGTCCAGATCATCGGAGGAACCCTGGTGATGTCCCCCACCCCCCGCGGCAAGCACGCGGGGACCGTACGCCTACTCCGTGACCAGCTCATTCCGCAGTTGCCCAGGAGCCTCGGGGCGTACGAGGTCTCGTCCATCTCTATGCCGGACAACGACGAGGACTACGTGACCCCGGACCTGGTGGTCCTCCCCGTCGACTGGGATCGCGACGACGACTGGCTGGCAGACCCGCGCGACGTCGCGTTCGCCATGGAGGTCATCTCCAATTCCGAAGGCGCCGGCTCCGTCGCCACCAAGACCGACTGGTACGCCAGTGCCGGCGTTGCCGTCCTGCTCGCGGTCGATCCGCGCAAGGGCGTCTGGACTCTCTACACGCACCCACGCGACGGCGCCTACCAAGGCATCCTGAACGGCGAGTTCGGCGAGCCCGTACCGCTCGCCGCACCGCTCCCGGGCGAGCTGAGCACCGCCGAACTCCCGGTCTACGCGCCCCGGCGCTGAGCGGCCGTCAGGCCGCCGCGTCGCCGTCCCAGTCGATGCCGATCTCGGCCAGCCAGCGGCGGTCGGCGGCGTCCGGGGTGGCCGGTCGGGGCGGGCGGGGGATCTCCTGGACGGGGCCGAGGCCGTAGCGTTCGGCCGCGGCGGCGGCACGGGCGTCGGGCTCGATGACGCCGACGTGCACCGCGGTGTCGTCGCCGGGATCGAGGACGGTCAGTTCGGGTTCGGGCAGACGGCGCAGGGTGACACGGCGTCCGCAGGTCGGGCAGGACCACTCGTCGGCGCCCGAGGCGAGCCGGGCGACGAACTTCATCTCGTGGATCACGCGCATGGCGGCACCCCCTGTACAGAGGGATGCCCCGGTTTGTGGCGACTACTCCAGCCGCGGCTACTCCAGGAAGAGCCCGCGCGCCGCCGCCGACTGCTCGATGGCCTCCAAACGGGCCTCCGCACCCGGGAGTTCGTCGCACATCGTCTGCAGCAGCACCCGGCCGAGCATCATCGGCGCGCAGGCGGTGTCGAAGACCAGGCCGGTGCCGACGGCGGCGGGGAGCATCAGGTCGGAGAGCTTGGCGACGGGGGCGAAGACGCTGTCGGCCACGGTGAGGACGGTCAGCCCGCAGTCCCGGGCGACCGTCAGGGCCTCCATCAGCTCGCGCGGGTAGCGCGGCAGGGCGAAGCAGAGCAGCGCGGTGGCGCCGGCCGCGGCGGCCTGTTCGAGGCGGTCGGCGAGCATGCTGCCGCCCTCGTCGAGGAGCCGGATGTCGGGGTGCACCTTGGCCGCGAAGTACGCGAAGCCGCGCGCCTGCGCGGAGGCGGCGCGCAGGCCGAGGACGGGCAGCGGGCGGGAGGCGGCGAGCAGCCGGGCGGCGCGGGTGATGGGTTCGGGGTCGGCGAGCAGGTCGGCGAGGAGGCGCAGGTGCTCGATCTCGGCGAGGACGGCCTGCTGGTGCTCGTTGCGGACGGCGTCGGCGGGGGTCTCGGGTGCGGCGGGTTCGCCGGCGCCGAGTTCGCGCAGCTGCTTGCGGAGCGCCGGGTAGCCGTCGTAGCCGAGGGCGACCGCGAAGCGGGTGACGGAGGGCTGGCTGACGCCGGCGAGTTCGGCGACCTCGACGCTGGAGAGGAACGGGGCCTCGTTGGCGTGCCGGACGAGGGAGTGCGCGATCCGGCGCTGGGTGGGGGTGAGCCGGTGGCCCTCGAAGAGCTGGAGCAGCCGGGCGGAGGGGCCGACCGTGCCGGTGTCGTCGGTGGCGGTCATTGCGGTACCTCCGGATGCGAGCTGTTCGGATGACTGTGCAGCAGCGGGCTGCCGCTGGCAAAGACGTCTCGTACGCCGGGACACCGGGCGAGACCTCCCGGGAGCGGCCCGGCGGCCGGCCGGACCGGCGGTCGGGTGCCCGGTCGGGCGCCCGTCCGGCCGGGTGACGGGCCTCCCGCCGGGCCTCCCACCGGGTGTCCGTCCAGGTGTCCTGCCAGGCGCCCCGCCGGGTGTCCGGCCGGGCCCGGTGACCGGGCCGGTCGCCCGGGTGACCCTGATTTCCCCCCTAGTCCTCCCGGATTACCGTGCGAACCGATGGACCGGCACGCCCTCGCGGGCGCAGTCTGGTTGCCATGGACACTCGCCAGGACGACATGCGGCGCGATCTCGATGCCTCGCTGCAGGCCCGCAAGGAGCTCGGCAAGGAGTACGAGTCGGAACTCGTCGACTCCTTCCTCTCCCGCATCGACGCCCGGCTCGACGCCAGGGTGGAGCGCCGGGTCGCGGAGCGCCTCGGCCCAGCCGGCGGGTACGACCCGGCGGAGGGGCCCCGGCCGCACGGGCCCGGACGCCGGCCGCCCCACTCGCGCGGTTCGGGCGCCCGGGTGGTGCCGATCGTCTCGATGGCGCTCGGCATCCCGCTGTCCGGCATCGCGGGCGGCACCAGCGGGGTGTGGGGGCTGGTGGTCTGCTGGGCCGGAATCGTCGGTGTCAACGTCTCCGCCGCGCTGTCCGAGCGGCGGCTGGACCGGGCGGAGCAGCGGCGTGCGGGGACCGCGCGGAGCGAGTGGGACTGATCCCGCCGCGGGGCGGGCCCGCCGGGGGTCCGGCCGCACGCGGCGGCCGGACCGGTCCGGGGCGGGCCCCGGTGCGCTCCGCGCGGCCGGGCATCAGGCCAGCGGCCCGGTGACCCGCTCGACCGCCTGCACGAGCTCGCCGGAGGCGACCAGCGCGGCGGCGGCCTCCAGGTCCGGCGAGAGGAAGCGGTCGCGGCCGGCGCCGCCGACCCCGGCCTCGCGGGCGGCGGCCATCGCCGCGGCGGTGGCGGGGGCCACCGTGCCGCCGGCGCCGTCCTGCTGCCTGATCTCCAGGGCGCGGGCGGAGGCGGTGAGTTCGACGGCGAGGATCCGGCCGAGGTTGTCGACGGCCTGGCGCAGCTTGCGCGCGGCGGACCAGCCCATCGAGACGTGGTCCTCCTGCATCGCCGAGGAGGGGATCGAGTCGACCGAGGCGGGCACGGCGAGCCGCTTGTTCTCGCTGACCAGTGCCGCCTGGGTGTACTGGGCGATCATCAGGCCGGAGTCCACGCCCGGGTCGTCGGCGAGGAAGGCCGGCAGGCCGTGCGAGCGGGCCTTGTCGAGCAGCCGGTCGGTGCGGCGCTCCGAGATCGAGCCGAGGTCGGCGGCCGCGATGGCGAGGAAGTCCAGCACGTACGCGACCGGGGCGCCGTGGAAGTTGCCGTTGGACTCCACCCGGCCGTCGGGCAGCACCACCGGGTTGTCGACCGAGGCGGCCAGCTCCCGGGAGGCGACCAGCGCGGCGTGGGCGAGGGTGTCGCGGCCGGCGCCGGCGACCTGCGGGGCGCAGCGGATCGAGTAGGCGTCCTGGACGCGCGGGGCGTCGTCCTGGTGGTGGCCGGTGAGACCGGAGCCCTTGAGCACGGCCAGCATGTTGGCGGCGGAGAGCGCCTGGCCGGGGTGCGGGCGGATCGGGGCGTGCAGCTCGGGGGCGAGCACCTTGTCGGTGCCGAGCAGCGCCTCCAGGGTCATCGCGGCGGTGATGTCGGCGGTGGTGAACAGCCGCTGGAGGTCGGCGATGGCCATGACCAGCATGCCGAGCATGCCGTCGGTGCCGTTGATGAGGGCGAGGCCCTCCTTCTCCAGCAGCTCGACCGGCTCGATGCCGGCGGCGGCGAGGAGTTCGGCGGAGGGCTTCTCGACGCCGTCGGGACCGGTCGCCACTCCTTCGCCCATCAGGACGAGCGCACAGTGCGAGAGCGGCGCGAGGTCACCGGAACAGCCGAGCGAGCCGAACTCGCGGACCACGGGGGTGATACCGGCGTTGAGGATCGCGGCCATGGTCTGGGCGACCAGCGGGCGGACCCCGGTGCGGCCGCTGGCGAGCGTCTTCATCCGCAGGAACACCAGCGCGCGAACGACCTCGCGCTCGACCGCCGGGCCCATGCCGGCGGCGTGCGAGCGCACCAGCGAGCGCTGCAGCTGGGCGCGGAGTTCGGGGCTGATGTGCCGGACGGCGAGGGCGCCGAAGCCGGTCGAGACGCCGTAGACGGGGCGGGGTTCGGCCGCCAGGGCGTCGATCCGGGCGCGCGCGGCCGCCATCTCGGCGAGCGCGTCGGGGCCGATCTCGACCCGGGCGTTCCCCCGGGCGACTGCCAGCACGTCCTCGGCGCTGACGTCGGCCTTGCCGACCTGGACGAGCGGGGCGTGGGGGGCCGCAGCACTGTGCATATCCATATACACCATCTCATCAGGTGAATGAAGATATGACAACCACCCGGGCCCTCCTGAAACTCCGGCACCGGATCGGTCGGTCACCTGGATTTTCGGATACCCCGCCCGGTGCCGCACGCTGTGGGGGTGGCGGACGCCCGTACGGCGTACGGCACCGCGGCGCGGGGCACCGCGGCGGACACCGACGGAGAGACCGGCGGGCACGGGGAAGGCGGCGGCACGATGACACGGGCGACGACGCGGCGGCGGGTGGTCCGGCTGCGGGGGGACGGGCGGACCACCCGGCCGGACGCGCTGGCGGCCGAGGAGCCGCTGGAGATCCGGCTCGGCGGCGAACCCCTCACCGTCACCATGCGCACCCCGGGGCAGGACTTCGACCTGGTGGCCGGATTCCTGGTCGGCGAGGGGCTGGTGCACGCCTCCGAGGACCTCGCGGCGCTGCGCTACTGCGCCGGCACCGACGAGGCGGGCGCCAACACCTACAACGTGGTGGACGCGACGCTGCGCGGCACCGGGGCCCTGCCGCTCTCCGCCCACCGCAACCTGCTCACCACCAGCGCGTGCGGCCTCTGCGGCCGGGACACCGTGGACGCCGTCCGCACCCATGTCCGCCACCCCGTCGCCGACGACCCGCTGACCGTCCCGCCCGCGTTCCTGTACGGGCTGCCGGACCGGCTGCGGGCCGCCCAGCGGACCTTCGAGTCCACCGGCGGCCTGCACGCGGCGGGCCTGTTCGACGGTGCGACCGGCGAGCTGCTCTGCGCCCGCGAGGACGTCGGCCGGCACAACGCGGTGGACAAGGTGGTCGGCTGGGCGCTGCGCGCGGGGCTGCTGCCGCTGACCGGGCACGTGCTGCTGGTCAGCGGCCGGGCCTCGTTCGAGCTGACCCAGAAGGCGGCGCTGGCCGGCGCCCCGCTGCTGGCCGCCGTGTCGGCGCCGTCCTCGCTGGCGGTGGACCTGGCGGAGGAGCTGGGCCTGACCCTGGTCGGCTTCCTGCGCGGCGAGGGCGCCAACGTGTACACCCGCCCGGACCGGATCGCCTGAGCGCGCCGGGCGGGCCGGCGCCCTCCGCCCCGGCCCGCCCGACCCCCGCCCGGGTGTCACCGCAGCTCGGCCTCGATCAGGTCCGCCGCGCGGGCGGTGCCGCCCTCGGCCCGGGCCTCGGCGCGCAGCACGTCGAGGCGGGCGGCGACCCCGGGGTCGCCGGTCAGCTCCAGCAGGGCGGCGCGCAGCGCCTCCGCGGTGGCCTGCTCGGTGTCGAGCCGACGGGCGACGCCCAGCTCCACCAGCTTGTCCGCGTTGCCGAACTGGTCGACGGCCTGCGGCACCGCGATCATCGGCACCCCGTGGTAGAGGCCCTCACTGCTGCCGCCCATCCCGGCGTGCGTGACGAAGGCGTCGGCCTTCGAGAGCACGTCGAACTGCGGCACCCACCGGTGCACCTCGACGTTGGCCGGCACCTCGCCCAGCTCGGCCAGGTCGGTGTGCCTGCCGACCTGGAGCACGACGTGCCAGCCGGGCAGGCCGCCGAAGGCCTCGACGCACGCCCGGTAGAAGGCTGGCTGGTGGGTGAAGGCGGAGCCGAGCGAGACCAGCAGCACCTTCCCGGCACCGGCCGGCCGCGGCCAGCTGCCCTGGTCCGAGCGGTCGCCGAAGCACTGGCCGACGAAGGTGTACCGGGCGGGGTCGACCCGGTCGGCGTTGGGCTGCAGGGCCCGCGGGATCAGGGCGAGGGCGCGCGCCGGGACGGCCTTGAACTCCTCCGGGTCCCGGACGAGGGTGTCGTTCTCGGCCAGCCAGTCGGCGAACCGCCGCAGGTACTCGGGCCCGCCGGGGCCGGTGCGGATCGCCTCGAACACGTCGGCCATGTCCTCCTCGAAGCCCTGCCAGGCGACGTAGGTCGGCGAGAGCTGGAGGGCGGGGACGCCGTGGCCCTCGGCCACCGCCCGCCCGGTGAACCCGGCGATGTCGTACAGCACGAGGTCGGGCCGGTCCTCCTCGAAGAGCCTGCGGACCACCGGGGTCATCGCGACGGCGTCGTCGAGGAAGAGGTTCTGGATCCCCACCGGGTCCTGCAGCCACACCTGGGAGTCGTCGGTGAGCGGCAGCGCCGTCGGGTAGGGCACGAGCGTCGCGCCGGTCGCCTCGACGGCGGCGGCGAAGGAGGCGTCGTTGACGTAGCTGACCCGGTGGCCCCGGGCGACGAGCTCGGCGACGACGGCGAGGTTCGGGTTGACGTGGCCGTGGGCCGGGATCGAGACCATGGCGATGTGCGCGGAGCGGGTCATGTCGGTCGTCCTTCGTCGAGATGATGAGACGAGACGGTTCGTCTCGCTGAACACCCCCACAGCATGACCTGACGACCCGCCATTCGTCAAGACGAGACGGTTCGTCTCGTTGAGGCGCTAGGATGACCCCATGTCCAGACAGACCGCACCCGACCCCAGCCGCCGCAGCCAGCAGAGCCGCGCGGCGATCCTCACCGCCGCCGCCGAACTGGTCTCCGAGCTGGGCTTCGCCGGACTCACCATCGAGAAGATCGCCGCCCGCGCCGGAGTCGGCAAGCAGACCATCTACCGCTGGTGGCCGTCGAAGGGCGCGGTCGTCTTCGACGCCTTCCTCGCCGCCAGCGAGGACGCCTCCGGCAGCCTGGCCCTCCCCGACACCGGCGACCTCGCCGCCGACCTGCGGGCCGTCCTGCGCCCCACCGCCGACGAGCTCACCGACCCCGCCTTCGAGACCACCGGCCGGGGCCTGATCTCCGAGTACCTGGTCGACCCGGCCCTGCTCCGCGAGTACCGCGAACGCCTGCTGGACCCGCTCCTGGAGGTCACCCGCGAGCGCCTGCGCAGCGCACGCACCGCCGGACAGCTCCCGGCCGACACCGACCTCGACCTCGCCGTCGAACTGCTCTACGGGCCGATGTACTACCGCTGGCTGCACGGCCTCGGCCCGGTCGACCACGCGTACGCGGACCGCCTGGTGACGGCGGTCCTGCGCGCGCTCGGGGCGACCGGCGGCGGCTGACCTCAGCCGCGGCCGCGGCGGCGGAGCACCAGCACGACCACGACGATCACCGCCAGCACCAGCACCACGCCGATCAGCAGGCCCATCATCTTGCCCAGGCCCTTCTTCTTCTTTTTCTTGGCCTTGTCCTTCGACGCCGCCAGCCGGGCCGCGTCGTGCCGGTCCGCCGCCGCCGAGACCTGGCCGGCGGCCGCCGGGGCCGCGGGAACCGCCTGCACCGCCCCGGCCCCCGGCGCCGCGAGGACGGCGGCGGAGGCGACCGCGGCCGGGGCCGCCGAAGCCGCGGGCGCCGCGGCGAGCACCCCACCGCCGAAGGCCAGCACCACGGAGAGGACGAAGCCGGTCAACCGAGCGCGCATAGGAGTCAACCCCCGAGAATCCGTCCGGCGCGACCCCGACGGCCCGCCGACCGCCGACACCATCCCACGCCCGCGACGCCCCGCCCAGACCCGCGACGCCCCCGCCACCGGACCGCGACCGGCTCGGAACAGACCGGTCACCGAACCACCACACCACGACGGCACGACTCCGATCCGCGGCACCGATTCGCGGCACCGATCCACGGCGCTCCTCCCCCGGCGCCCCTCCCCCGCGCGCTCAGCCCACCGGTGGGGAGGCCGGACCGGCGAGGGCCACCGCCACCAGGGCCCGCAGCGCCGCCGCGACCTGGCCCAGCGGCAGCGTCGCGTCGTCCGCGAACAGCTCCAGCAGCCACCCGCCCGCCGCGTTCTGCCCTCCCGCCGCGACCATGCCGCGGTAACCGGAGACCACCAGCATGGCCTCCTCCGCCGGATCGTTGCCCGCCGCACCCGCCCGCAGCGCGAACGCCCAGCCCCGCACGGCCCGCCGCGTCAACGGGTAGTGGCGCAGGTCGAAGACGGCGTCCGGTGCCTCGATCTGCGCCCGCTGGGTCTCCGCCCGGGTACTGCTCGGCCCACTGGTCATCCGGTACACGGCGTGCTGCGCGGTGCGCATCAGCTGCGAACCGGGCGGCACGTACGAGATCCACCAGCCCACCGCGTCCAGCAGCCGCGCCGAGGTCTCGGCGACGACGGCCAGCTTGCCGATCGTGTCGGCGGGGTGCACCGAGCGGGCACCGCCCTGCTGGTCCAGCGCGGTGAGCACCGCGGTGAGCAGCTGCCCCGGATCCGCGCTGTGCGCGGCCCCGCGGAACCGCCGCCGGTCGCCGGAACCGGCCCGGCCGCCCGGCCGGGTCCTCCCGTCGGCCCGGTGGTGCGGGTCGGCGGCATCGGCCAGCAGCACCGTCGGATCGGGCGCGAAGCCCGGGCCGTGGCTGCGCCCGGCGACCACCGGGTGCGCGGCACGGGCCGCCTTGGCCCGGTACTGGGCGGCGTCGGCGAGCCGGAACAGCCGGTCCGGCGTGGTGACCGGGCCGATCGAGTCGCCGGTGGAGGCGACCCCGCAGGCGACGCCCTCCCCTTCGGCCAGGGCCAGCGCCCGCGCGCACAGCTCCTCGGCGACGGCGACCACCTCGTCCGCCTTCTGGCCCTCCGCGAGCAGACAGAACTCGTCGCCGCCGAGCCGGGCCGCGAGGCTGCCGGGGAGCTTGGCGGCGGCCAGCGACAGCTGGTGGGCGAACCGCTCCAGCAGCCGGTCGCCCACCTCGTGGCCGAGCTGGTCGTTGACCCGCTTCAGACCGTTGACGTCGCAGACCACCAGCGAGACCACGGTGTTGTCCCGGTTGTGGGCCTCCAGCGCGCTCTCCAGCCGGGCGTCCACCGCGCGCCGGTTGGCCAGGCCGGTGAGCGGATCGGAGAACGCGAGCTTGCGCAGGTCGGCGAGGCGCTCGGTCTGGGCCAGGCCCGCCGAGATCTGGGCGGCGAGCAGCGTGGCGTAGTCGGCGTCCGCCTCGGTGAACTCGGCCATCCCGGTGGTCCGCGCCAGGTAGAGCTCGCCCCAGGCCTGCCCGTGCAGGACGATCGGCGCGACCACGCAGCAGGCCCGCCCGCGACGGCGCAGCGCCGCGGCGCGCTCCTGGCAGTACGCGCCGGCGGTCGGGTGCGCGTGCCCGGCGTGCGGCTGGCTGTTGTCCGCCGTCTGGACCCAGGCGCGCGGCAGCCGCCCGGTGGTCCAGCGCTCCTCCAGGTACGTGACGATCTCCGGGAAGTCCGCCACCGGGTAGGACTCGTCCTCGGGCAGCTCCTCCTCACCCGGCGAGAGCTCCCCGTGGTTGACCAGGACCCGCAGCCGGCCGGACTCGCGGTCCCAGACCGAGACGGCCGCCATGGTGGCGCCGAGCGCCCCGGTGGCGCGCGCGGCGGCGGCCCGGACGGCCTCCAGCGGGGTGAGCGCCCCCGCCATGTCCTGGGCGAGTTCGACCACCGAGGTCAGCCGCGTGTCGGGGGCCGCGGGCGGCGACTGCCGCGTCCGGTCGCAGTCGCTGCCGCGGTCCGTCATGGTCGCCTCACTGCTCACCGGCTCGCCTCGCTCCCTGTGCTCGGTCCTGCTCGGTCCCCCTCGGCGGGCCGCCGGAAACCGCGCCCCGGGAACCCCGCCCGGGAACCGCACCCATTCGGCCGCTTGCACCAAGACTATGGCGGTTTCGTTCGGTTATGCCCCGTTTGCCGAAGAGGATCCGCGGGGCAGTACGACGTTCAACCGTTCGGCTTGCGGCAGGACCGTGCCCGGCCTGGAGCGGTTCCACTCCGCCCGGCCCGCGCACGCCCGCCGCGCGCGCCCGGTCCCTACCCCCGCTCCGCGCGGCCACTCCCCGTGTCCGCGCCGCGCGCCCGCCGCGCCTACTGCGCGCGCAGCCGCCGGGAGAGCAGCCACGGCTCGACCAGCCCGAGCCCGCGCACCGGACGGCGCCACATCGGCTGCAGGTTGAACCGGAACCCGGCGTGCGGCCCGTACACCGGCAGGCCGCCGGCGGGCGGGAGCCCCGCGGCCGCCGAGAGCGCCTCGGCCAGGCCCGGCCCGTCCGCGTCGGCCGGTGCCACACTGCCGTGCTGCTCCAGCGCGGCGGCGAACTCGCCGTCGATCAGCACCGCGTCCTTGGGCGCGATCGAGGTGAGCCGGCTGGCCAGGTTCACCGTGGTGCCGAAGACGTCGCCCATCCGGGAGGTCACCGTGCCGAAGGCCATGCCGACCCGCAGCGCGGGGATGCTGTCGTCCTCGGCCAGCGCCTCGATCAGGCTGAGCGCGATCTCGGCGGCCGTCACCGGGTCCTCGGAGACGTAGAGGATCTCGTCGCCCAGCGTCTTGATCACCCGGCCGCCCTGGCCGGCGATCAGGTCGGAACAGGTGTTCTCGAAGGTCTCGACCAGCTCGCCGAGCTCCTCCTCCTCCAGCCGCCGGGAGAGCCGGGTGAAGCCGACCAGGTCGGCGAACCCCACCGCGAGCCGGCCGCTGGTGATCTCGTTGTCCTCGGCGGCCTGCACCACCCGGCCGGTGACGGCCGCGAGCTGGCGGCGCCAGACGTACACCAGGAACTGCTCCAGCTCCGGCAGCAGCAGCTCGACCAGCGGGTACGCGACGTCGGCGCGGGTCAGACCGGGCTCGACGGACTGGGTGAGGTTCTCCAGGAAGGTGTCCATCTGCCAGCCGGCCAGCCGGGCCGTGGTCTGGCCGGTGGACCGCGCCACCTGGATCGCCATCGACTCGCTCAGCAGGCCCGACTCGACCAGCCCGGCCAGCCGGCGCAGGGCGATCACGTCACCGTCGGTCAGCGCCCGGGACTGCCCGATGTCCGGGAAGCCCATCGCCCGCCAGAACCGGGTGGCCAGCTCCATCGGGACGTCGGCCGCCCGCGCGGCCTGGTACGGGGTGTAGCGGCGCGGCGCGTCCAGGATCAGGCGTTCCAGGTCGAGGGCGACCGTCTGGTCGTGGGAGCCCGCCGTGCCGCCGTTGCTGCCGTCGTCTGCCACCGGTCCGTCCCCGTGCGGTCGCCGCACTCGCCTCGTGTCCTGCCAGTCCGGGCGCGCCCGCCACCCCGGCGGGCAGTGGCGCGCCTCACACTGCTGCCAGGTGGAATATTCGCACGGAATCCCGCGATCCGGGGCATCCGCCCGGGTCAAGGGGAAGTGAAGACTCCCTTCGGCCCGGGCGGTTCCGCGCCCCGGCGCCGCTCCCCGCCGCCGACGGCCGCAGCCGCGGACGACCGGACCCGCCGACGGCCGGGACCGCGCCGACGCCACGGCCGGAGGCCGAAGGGGCGAGAGGACCGGCGGGGCGAGAGGACCGGCGGGGCGAGAGGACCGGCGGGGCGAGAGGACCGGCGGGGCACCGCAAGGGCCGACGGGTCACGGGAGGACCGTCGGGTCACCGCAGGGTCCGTCAGCGCGGCTCTGGCCGGACGTGGACCACGTCGCCCGCACCGACCGGCTGCCGGGAGCCGTCCGCCGTCCGCACCACCAGCCGGCCGTCCCCGTCGATCGCCACCGCCTCGCCGAGCAGCTCCCGGTCACCGGGCAGCAGCACCCTGACCTGCCGGCCCAGCGTCGTGCACCGGTCCGCGTAC from Kitasatospora sp. NBC_00458 includes:
- the hutU gene encoding urocanate hydratase → MVQQASGPREVRAARGTKLTTQGWQQEAALRMLMNNLDPEVAEHPSKLVVYGGTGKAARDWRSFDAMVRTLEGLKQDETMLVQSGRPVGVMQTHEWAPRVLIANSNLVGDWANWEEFRRLESLGLTMYGQMTAGSWIYIGTQGILQGTYETFAAVANKRFEGTLAGTITLTAGLGGMGGAQPLAVTMNGGVAICIDCDPSRISRRIEHRYLDVEAKNLSHALELATAARDKRQPLSIGLLGNAAELFPQLLAMDAPIDIVTDQTSAHDPLSYLPVGVSFDDMATYAAEKPAEFTQRSRESMARHVEAMVGFQDRGAEVFDYGNSIRGEAQLAGYDRAFAFPGFVPAYIRPLFCEGKGPFRWAALSGDPQDIAKTDKAVLDLFPENESLHRWIKMAQEKVHFQGLPARICWLGYGERDKAGERFNDMVASGELSAPIVIGRDHLDCGSVASPYRETEAMLDGSDAIADWPLLNAMVNVASGASWVSIHHGGGVGIGRSIHAGQVTVADGTPLAGEKIRRVLTNDPGMGVIRHVDAGYDRADEVAAERGVRIPMGEL
- the fdhD gene encoding formate dehydrogenase accessory sulfurtransferase FdhD, which encodes MTRATTRRRVVRLRGDGRTTRPDALAAEEPLEIRLGGEPLTVTMRTPGQDFDLVAGFLVGEGLVHASEDLAALRYCAGTDEAGANTYNVVDATLRGTGALPLSAHRNLLTTSACGLCGRDTVDAVRTHVRHPVADDPLTVPPAFLYGLPDRLRAAQRTFESTGGLHAAGLFDGATGELLCAREDVGRHNAVDKVVGWALRAGLLPLTGHVLLVSGRASFELTQKAALAGAPLLAAVSAPSSLAVDLAEELGLTLVGFLRGEGANVYTRPDRIA
- a CDS encoding MurR/RpiR family transcriptional regulator, producing MTATDDTGTVGPSARLLQLFEGHRLTPTQRRIAHSLVRHANEAPFLSSVEVAELAGVSQPSVTRFAVALGYDGYPALRKQLRELGAGEPAAPETPADAVRNEHQQAVLAEIEHLRLLADLLADPEPITRAARLLAASRPLPVLGLRAASAQARGFAYFAAKVHPDIRLLDEGGSMLADRLEQAAAAGATALLCFALPRYPRELMEALTVARDCGLTVLTVADSVFAPVAKLSDLMLPAAVGTGLVFDTACAPMMLGRVLLQTMCDELPGAEARLEAIEQSAAARGLFLE
- the hutH gene encoding histidine ammonia-lyase; amino-acid sequence: MHSAAAPHAPLVQVGKADVSAEDVLAVARGNARVEIGPDALAEMAAARARIDALAAEPRPVYGVSTGFGALAVRHISPELRAQLQRSLVRSHAAGMGPAVEREVVRALVFLRMKTLASGRTGVRPLVAQTMAAILNAGITPVVREFGSLGCSGDLAPLSHCALVLMGEGVATGPDGVEKPSAELLAAAGIEPVELLEKEGLALINGTDGMLGMLVMAIADLQRLFTTADITAAMTLEALLGTDKVLAPELHAPIRPHPGQALSAANMLAVLKGSGLTGHHQDDAPRVQDAYSIRCAPQVAGAGRDTLAHAALVASRELAASVDNPVVLPDGRVESNGNFHGAPVAYVLDFLAIAAADLGSISERRTDRLLDKARSHGLPAFLADDPGVDSGLMIAQYTQAALVSENKRLAVPASVDSIPSSAMQEDHVSMGWSAARKLRQAVDNLGRILAVELTASARALEIRQQDGAGGTVAPATAAAMAAAREAGVGGAGRDRFLSPDLEAAAALVASGELVQAVERVTGPLA
- a CDS encoding TetR/AcrR family transcriptional regulator, which translates into the protein MSRQTAPDPSRRSQQSRAAILTAAAELVSELGFAGLTIEKIAARAGVGKQTIYRWWPSKGAVVFDAFLAASEDASGSLALPDTGDLAADLRAVLRPTADELTDPAFETTGRGLISEYLVDPALLREYRERLLDPLLEVTRERLRSARTAGQLPADTDLDLAVELLYGPMYYRWLHGLGPVDHAYADRLVTAVLRALGATGGG
- a CDS encoding Uma2 family endonuclease, with the translated sequence MTAITVRPGRLRDAAEEIERSTGLRVQIIGGTLVMSPTPRGKHAGTVRLLRDQLIPQLPRSLGAYEVSSISMPDNDEDYVTPDLVVLPVDWDRDDDWLADPRDVAFAMEVISNSEGAGSVATKTDWYASAGVAVLLAVDPRKGVWTLYTHPRDGAYQGILNGEFGEPVPLAAPLPGELSTAELPVYAPRR
- a CDS encoding macrolide family glycosyltransferase — protein: MTRSAHIAMVSIPAHGHVNPNLAVVAELVARGHRVSYVNDASFAAAVEATGATLVPYPTALPLTDDSQVWLQDPVGIQNLFLDDAVAMTPVVRRLFEEDRPDLVLYDIAGFTGRAVAEGHGVPALQLSPTYVAWQGFEEDMADVFEAIRTGPGGPEYLRRFADWLAENDTLVRDPEEFKAVPARALALIPRALQPNADRVDPARYTFVGQCFGDRSDQGSWPRPAGAGKVLLVSLGSAFTHQPAFYRACVEAFGGLPGWHVVLQVGRHTDLAELGEVPANVEVHRWVPQFDVLSKADAFVTHAGMGGSSEGLYHGVPMIAVPQAVDQFGNADKLVELGVARRLDTEQATAEALRAALLELTGDPGVAARLDVLRAEARAEGGTARAADLIEAELR